The Prosthecochloris marina genome window below encodes:
- a CDS encoding outer membrane protein, with product MKKAISLLAVFLVAVMWSASGFSADKYVSGSIGISWMSDTEIDNIDSPFEEFQEIDDAELGFGSGLTLLGALGCDYGDYRVEGELGYQTNDVDELTANAYCNNRQGEVDLDVELDGDVTILSLLMNGYYDIHLGGGVELSPTVGVGVAQVSMDDVRVNSATQTCPDGDCSPVDLGDLEDGSLDINEVTFAYQAGIGLGIPVADNIMLDARYRYFATTDFTMLAANTNLDSHSGLLGFRVMF from the coding sequence ATGAAAAAAGCAATTTCACTATTGGCTGTTTTCTTGGTTGCAGTCATGTGGTCAGCCTCCGGTTTCAGCGCCGACAAGTATGTCAGCGGTAGTATCGGTATTTCCTGGATGAGTGACACCGAGATAGATAATATCGACAGCCCTTTTGAAGAGTTTCAAGAAATTGACGACGCTGAACTCGGTTTCGGCTCAGGCCTTACCCTTCTTGGAGCTCTCGGCTGTGATTATGGTGACTACAGAGTTGAAGGTGAGCTTGGCTATCAGACCAATGATGTCGATGAATTGACTGCAAACGCTTATTGTAATAATAGACAAGGTGAAGTCGATCTTGACGTCGAGCTCGACGGCGATGTCACCATTCTCTCTCTTCTCATGAACGGTTATTACGATATCCATCTTGGTGGCGGCGTTGAACTTTCACCGACCGTCGGTGTCGGCGTGGCTCAGGTTTCCATGGATGACGTCAGGGTCAATAGCGCAACGCAGACATGCCCAGACGGTGACTGTTCTCCTGTTGACTTAGGTGACCTCGAAGACGGCAGTCTCGATATCAATGAAGTTACCTTTGCCTACCAAGCAGGTATCGGCCTCGGTATTCCTGTTGCAGACAATATCATGCTCGATGCACGCTACCGCTACTTTGCAACGACCGATTTTACCATGCTTGCAGCGAACACCAATCTCGACAGTCACAGTGGCCTGCTTGGTTTTAGAGTCATGTTCTGA
- a CDS encoding outer membrane protein: MKKALLLSMALMVAVMWSAPGFSADKYVSGSMGIVWVDDIEFEDHDTDDSDEGFELGTDSGITLLGAYGCDYGDYRLEAELGYQTNDIASWAEVSSNEKYNDESEDLDEDGNVSVLSLMLNGAYDIDLGNDVEVYPYAGVGVAHITFEDAPLCFEGSSFRNKDVFSLAYQVGAGIAIPVSENIQLDARYRYFVAEGFSMDKPAANGDLSSHSALLGLRVGI, encoded by the coding sequence ATGAAAAAAGCATTATTACTATCAATGGCATTGATGGTGGCGGTCATGTGGTCCGCACCTGGTTTCAGCGCAGACAAATATGTCAGCGGCAGCATGGGCATCGTCTGGGTGGACGATATCGAATTTGAAGATCACGATACCGATGATTCCGATGAAGGCTTCGAGCTCGGCACCGATTCAGGAATCACCCTTTTGGGTGCCTATGGTTGCGATTACGGCGACTACCGCCTGGAAGCGGAACTCGGCTACCAGACAAATGATATTGCATCATGGGCCGAAGTCTCTTCGAACGAAAAATATAACGATGAAAGTGAAGACCTTGACGAAGACGGCAATGTCTCGGTACTCTCTCTCATGCTCAACGGCGCTTACGATATCGACCTGGGTAACGATGTGGAAGTATACCCATACGCTGGTGTAGGTGTCGCTCACATCACATTCGAGGATGCACCGCTCTGTTTTGAAGGCAGCTCTTTCAGAAACAAGGATGTTTTTTCACTGGCATACCAGGTCGGTGCCGGTATCGCCATTCCAGTCAGCGAAAACATCCAGCTCGATGCACGGTATCGCTACTTCGTCGCCGAAGGGTTTTCCATGGATAAACCCGCAGCCAATGGAGATCTCTCAAGCCACAGCGCTCTGCTTGGCCTTCGTGTAGGCATATAA
- a CDS encoding bifunctional nuclease family protein, which produces MDKLQVDILGLSTSPHTNGAYALILYEVDGKRKLPIIIGGFEAQAIALKLENIKPPRPFTHDLFKTIADTFNLNVKEVFIDELHNETFYAKVICEMHGETQEIDARPSDAIAIAVRFGAPIYVSEEIMNEAGIREEQQEEAEVAETDSGQETPKEITGKTESSLGELQKMLEDAVKREDYEEAARLRDEIDRIKGSS; this is translated from the coding sequence ATGGATAAACTTCAGGTTGATATACTTGGGCTGTCAACCAGTCCGCATACAAACGGGGCGTATGCGCTTATTCTTTATGAAGTCGATGGCAAAAGGAAGTTGCCGATCATAATCGGTGGTTTCGAGGCACAGGCTATAGCTCTAAAACTTGAAAACATAAAGCCTCCACGACCCTTTACTCATGATCTGTTCAAGACGATTGCCGATACATTCAACCTCAATGTCAAAGAGGTGTTCATCGATGAACTGCATAATGAAACTTTCTATGCCAAAGTAATCTGTGAAATGCATGGTGAAACCCAGGAGATCGATGCGAGACCAAGCGATGCAATAGCTATAGCGGTTCGGTTCGGGGCTCCTATATATGTTTCAGAAGAGATTATGAATGAGGCTGGAATCAGGGAAGAGCAACAGGAGGAAGCTGAAGTTGCCGAAACCGACAGCGGGCAAGAAACGCCGAAAGAAATTACAGGTAAAACAGAATCATCGCTCGGTGAGCTGCAGAAAATGCTCGAGGACGCTGTCAAACGTGAAGATTATGAAGAAGCGGCTCGTCTGCGTGATGAAATCGACAGGATCAAGGGTAGTTCATGA
- a CDS encoding electron transfer flavoprotein subunit alpha/FixB family protein, with protein MSFLVILEQRQGAVKKASVDVWHTVQHMVEVLGKTDVYGLVMGDVDKNVIRSRCGGKGRIYMLNDAAFHDYCPECYAGAIVEMAGHTNAENIFFANTAMGKDLAPRIAMRLDAALASDCVIGLDGNGLLKAVTTMYAGTVSAVVENLKKRAVYTVAPRSYSFEGLGENDVEILEGKGECLSKSNSVLKGVIYNKGRKDITESDILVAGGRGVGSSENFALLESLATSLGGVVGASRSAVDEGWRPHSDQIGQTGRSVAPRLYIACGISGAPQHLAGIAGAETVIAINRDREAPIFKVADYGIVGDITEVVPLLERAVCDFQRMK; from the coding sequence ATGAGTTTCTTGGTAATACTTGAGCAGAGGCAAGGGGCTGTCAAGAAGGCCTCGGTTGATGTATGGCACACTGTACAGCATATGGTGGAGGTTTTGGGAAAAACGGATGTTTACGGTCTGGTTATGGGTGATGTCGATAAAAACGTCATCAGAAGCCGGTGTGGCGGAAAGGGCAGGATTTACATGTTGAATGATGCGGCTTTTCATGATTATTGCCCAGAATGCTATGCAGGGGCAATTGTTGAGATGGCCGGTCATACTAACGCCGAAAATATTTTTTTCGCAAATACGGCGATGGGCAAGGATCTCGCCCCTCGCATCGCCATGCGCCTCGATGCAGCTCTTGCATCGGATTGTGTTATCGGATTGGATGGAAACGGTTTGCTGAAGGCAGTGACAACAATGTATGCAGGTACTGTTAGCGCTGTGGTAGAGAATTTGAAAAAAAGAGCGGTGTACACCGTTGCTCCACGATCGTACTCTTTTGAAGGGCTTGGTGAAAACGACGTTGAAATTCTTGAGGGCAAAGGAGAATGTCTTTCCAAGAGTAATTCGGTACTGAAGGGGGTTATCTACAACAAGGGAAGAAAAGATATAACCGAGTCGGATATTCTCGTTGCAGGTGGCAGGGGGGTTGGCAGCAGTGAAAACTTTGCTCTGCTCGAATCGTTGGCAACGTCACTTGGCGGTGTTGTTGGCGCCAGTCGTTCGGCTGTCGATGAGGGGTGGCGGCCTCATTCCGATCAGATAGGTCAGACCGGCAGGAGTGTCGCACCAAGGCTTTACATTGCCTGTGGTATTTCAGGAGCTCCACAGCATCTTGCAGGTATTGCCGGTGCCGAAACCGTTATTGCTATAAATCGTGACAGGGAAGCTCCCATATTCAAGGTTGCCGATTACGGGATTGTCGGTGACATTACGGAGGTCGTGCCGCTACTGGAAAGGGCAGTTTGTGATTTTCAGCGCATGAAATGA
- a CDS encoding electron transfer flavoprotein subunit beta/FixA family protein, which translates to MNIAVCINQVPDTASGIEVVDSAPDIGYLNKVLNPYDEYAIEEAIRLKELHGDVMVTAFSVGDKKHYDVLRKALSMGADRACLIEGGCHDDSRSVAASLGKAIRLQYEGLPDLVVCGRESSDCNRAQVPLMLAEMLGAAAVTAVTKLLYEDGVLRVWREIEGGIEEYALYPPAVISAEKGLNIPRKTNIKAVMKARKEPVLHIDGTVEASQGVLYRDFSAIRRQKNCRFLETAEDLVRILHEERRIL; encoded by the coding sequence ATGAATATTGCTGTTTGCATCAATCAGGTTCCCGATACGGCTTCAGGCATAGAGGTGGTGGATAGTGCGCCGGACATAGGATACCTCAACAAGGTGCTCAATCCATATGACGAGTATGCCATAGAGGAAGCTATCAGGTTGAAAGAGCTGCATGGTGATGTCATGGTGACGGCTTTTTCAGTCGGGGATAAAAAGCATTATGATGTTTTGCGAAAGGCTCTTTCGATGGGTGCTGATCGAGCCTGCCTTATAGAAGGTGGATGTCATGACGATTCCCGTTCCGTTGCAGCAAGTCTCGGCAAAGCGATCCGTTTGCAATACGAAGGGCTTCCCGATCTTGTTGTCTGTGGTAGGGAGTCTTCGGATTGTAACCGGGCTCAGGTTCCGCTTATGCTTGCTGAAATGCTTGGTGCTGCAGCTGTCACTGCCGTGACGAAACTGTTGTATGAAGATGGTGTATTGCGGGTGTGGCGAGAAATAGAGGGAGGTATAGAGGAGTATGCGCTTTACCCTCCAGCGGTCATAAGTGCCGAAAAAGGACTGAATATTCCGCGGAAAACAAATATCAAGGCGGTCATGAAGGCCCGCAAAGAGCCTGTTTTGCATATTGACGGTACAGTTGAGGCATCACAGGGAGTACTTTATCGGGACTTTTCTGCCATACGTCGCCAAAAAAACTGCCGATTTTTAGAAACAGCTGAAGACCTTGTTCGTATACTGCATGAAGAAAGGAGGATACTGTAA
- a CDS encoding TRAP transporter substrate-binding protein produces the protein MKDNSRRDFLKRSLQAGAASLALSAPFFNTGCSKPASESADAPAVHTGKKFRWKMLTTWSPTFPVLQDGSKLFAQWVREMSEGRLDIQVYGGGELVPALEAFDAVSQGTAEVGHGASYYWAGKAPAAQFFAAVPFGMNPQQMNAWLIGGDGLELWEEVYAPFNLYPFPGGNTGIQMCGWFNKEINSVDDLKGLKMRIPGLGGKVISKAGGSAILSAGGEIYTNLERGVIDATEWIGPYHDYMMGFYKVARYYYYPGWQEPGTNFEFFINKGAFSKLPSDLQHIVRNAAARVHHWILCEFESKNNIYLQKLVNEEKVDLRPLPSEVLEQLRTFSKEVIDEIVGSDPQSKKVYDAYSSFRNQITPWANISEKIYYTQNL, from the coding sequence ATGAAAGACAATTCCAGACGAGATTTTTTGAAACGCTCGTTACAAGCGGGAGCAGCATCGCTCGCCTTGAGTGCTCCTTTTTTCAATACAGGGTGCAGCAAACCTGCATCCGAGTCTGCAGATGCACCTGCCGTACATACCGGCAAGAAATTCCGGTGGAAAATGCTGACTACTTGGTCGCCGACATTTCCCGTACTCCAGGATGGTTCGAAACTGTTCGCTCAGTGGGTACGGGAAATGTCCGAAGGACGCCTTGATATTCAGGTTTACGGCGGAGGCGAACTGGTCCCGGCACTGGAAGCCTTCGATGCTGTCAGCCAGGGCACCGCTGAAGTAGGCCATGGCGCCTCATATTACTGGGCGGGCAAAGCCCCTGCAGCACAGTTTTTCGCGGCTGTTCCATTCGGCATGAACCCGCAGCAAATGAATGCCTGGCTCATAGGCGGTGACGGACTCGAACTGTGGGAGGAAGTCTATGCCCCGTTCAATCTGTACCCTTTTCCAGGAGGCAATACAGGAATACAGATGTGCGGATGGTTCAACAAGGAGATCAACTCGGTCGATGACCTCAAAGGACTGAAAATGAGGATCCCCGGCCTTGGCGGTAAGGTAATATCCAAAGCCGGAGGCTCGGCAATCCTGTCAGCCGGTGGAGAAATCTACACCAATCTTGAAAGGGGAGTCATCGATGCTACCGAGTGGATAGGGCCATATCACGATTATATGATGGGCTTCTACAAAGTAGCCCGCTACTACTATTACCCCGGCTGGCAAGAACCTGGAACGAACTTCGAGTTTTTTATCAATAAAGGAGCTTTTTCGAAACTCCCTTCCGATTTGCAGCACATTGTTCGCAACGCGGCAGCACGGGTACATCATTGGATACTCTGCGAGTTCGAGTCCAAAAACAATATTTACCTTCAGAAACTCGTCAATGAGGAAAAAGTGGATCTGAGACCACTCCCTTCCGAAGTGCTCGAACAGTTACGTACCTTTTCAAAAGAGGTTATCGACGAAATTGTCGGCAGCGACCCCCAAAGCAAAAAGGTTTACGACGCCTATTCCTCTTTCCGGAACCAGATTACGCCATGGGCGAACATTTCGGAAAAAATATACTACACGCAAAACTTGTAA
- a CDS encoding TRAP transporter large permease — MEILPFIMFAAVFLLLLLGYPVALTLGGVSVIFGVLTFGFDFFALLPLRIWGTMTNYVLLAVPLFVFMGVMLEKSGIAEKLLETMGMLFGRFRGGLAIAVVIVGTLLAASTGIVGATVVTMGLMSLPAMLKRGYDPELATGTIAASGTLGQIIPPSIVLVLLGSILNVSVGDMFVGAMVPGLLLVFLYLLYITLLGAIRPGLMPAIPVAEIRAFKGGTPWRTVIEAFVIPFTLVIAVLGSIFAGIASPTEAAAIGAFGALLLTFFQRKLSFDVLKSVMQETTWLTSMVFIILAGASAFSLVFRGMHGDRYLSEMIVQANFQPELFLAIVMIGVFIAGFFIDFIEIIFIVVPVVAPIFTAFGVDLLWVGVLLAMNLQASFLTPPFGFSLFYLKGVTPKEVTTGHIYRGIIPFIIIQLFMLVLIILFPELVTWLPDLLSGR; from the coding sequence ATGGAGATTCTTCCATTCATCATGTTTGCCGCAGTATTTCTTCTTCTGCTGCTTGGGTATCCGGTTGCCTTGACGCTCGGGGGCGTTTCAGTCATTTTCGGGGTTTTGACTTTCGGGTTTGATTTTTTTGCCCTGCTGCCGCTCAGGATATGGGGGACGATGACGAACTATGTGCTTCTGGCGGTTCCTCTGTTTGTTTTTATGGGGGTCATGCTCGAGAAATCCGGAATTGCCGAAAAACTTCTGGAAACGATGGGAATGCTTTTCGGTCGTTTTCGAGGTGGGTTGGCGATTGCGGTCGTTATCGTCGGAACGCTTCTTGCTGCGTCGACAGGCATTGTTGGAGCAACCGTTGTGACCATGGGGCTGATGAGCCTGCCAGCAATGCTCAAAAGAGGATACGATCCCGAGCTTGCTACCGGGACGATTGCCGCGTCGGGTACACTTGGCCAGATCATTCCGCCAAGTATCGTGCTGGTTCTCCTTGGCAGCATACTCAATGTTTCGGTAGGGGACATGTTTGTCGGTGCAATGGTGCCTGGCTTGCTTCTCGTCTTTTTGTACTTGCTTTACATTACTTTGCTTGGTGCTATTCGTCCGGGGCTGATGCCGGCGATTCCGGTTGCAGAGATTCGGGCGTTCAAGGGGGGAACTCCCTGGAGAACCGTTATCGAGGCTTTTGTAATTCCTTTTACGCTGGTTATCGCGGTACTCGGCTCTATTTTTGCTGGGATCGCGTCGCCGACAGAAGCTGCCGCCATAGGGGCTTTTGGTGCTCTCTTGTTGACGTTTTTTCAGCGTAAATTATCTTTCGATGTCTTGAAATCCGTGATGCAGGAGACGACGTGGCTGACTTCGATGGTGTTTATCATTCTTGCCGGAGCGAGTGCGTTCAGCCTCGTGTTCAGAGGTATGCACGGGGATCGTTACCTCTCCGAAATGATTGTCCAGGCAAATTTTCAGCCAGAACTGTTTCTGGCAATCGTCATGATCGGGGTGTTTATTGCAGGCTTTTTCATCGATTTTATCGAGATCATTTTTATCGTTGTTCCTGTTGTGGCTCCGATATTCACGGCTTTCGGTGTGGACCTTTTGTGGGTGGGTGTGCTGCTTGCCATGAACCTTCAAGCTTCTTTTCTGACCCCTCCTTTCGGGTTTTCCCTGTTCTATCTCAAAGGTGTCACTCCGAAAGAAGTGACTACCGGTCATATCTACCGTGGGATCATACCGTTCATTATCATTCAGCTGTTTATGCTGGTACTGATCATTTTGTTTCCCGAACTGGTTACCTGGTTGCCCGATCTCTTGTCAGGAAGATAG
- a CDS encoding TRAP transporter small permease subunit, with translation MRFLRAYIRAIDVLTERTGHAVSWLALLLVLVVVYDVFTRYVLSLSSVAVQELEWHIFSLLFLLSAAYTLKHNKHVRVDVLYVRLTEKQRAIVNIVGGVLFLLPFTCIVVFASWSFVSNSFFILESSPDPGGLPYRFLLKAAIPLGFVLFMIQGVAEVFRSILVIADKTDKTGGE, from the coding sequence GTGCGGTTTTTGAGAGCATATATCCGTGCAATCGATGTCCTGACAGAACGTACAGGTCATGCAGTCAGTTGGTTGGCGCTGCTTCTGGTCTTGGTCGTTGTCTACGATGTCTTTACCCGTTACGTGCTTTCATTGAGCAGTGTTGCCGTTCAGGAGCTTGAATGGCATATTTTTTCGCTGTTGTTTCTTCTCTCCGCTGCCTACACGTTGAAACATAACAAGCACGTCAGGGTCGATGTGCTCTATGTTCGGTTGACCGAAAAACAGCGTGCGATTGTCAACATTGTCGGCGGGGTACTGTTTCTTCTCCCTTTCACATGCATTGTCGTGTTTGCTTCATGGTCGTTTGTAAGCAATTCTTTTTTTATTCTCGAGTCGTCACCGGATCCTGGAGGGCTTCCTTACCGTTTTCTGCTGAAAGCAGCTATCCCTCTTGGTTTCGTGCTTTTTATGATTCAGGGGGTTGCGGAAGTTTTTCGTTCCATTCTTGTAATAGCCGATAAGACGGATAAAACAGGTGGAGAGTAA
- the rho gene encoding transcription termination factor Rho, which yields MSNNSVTKGLDINMLQKKKVHELNALAKEIGVVTAGLRKEELIYKIIEAQSQKGSNAENGRVMVNTGVLQVIPEGYGFLRSANYNYLSSPDDIYVSPSQIKRFNMRTGDTVSGQVRAPKEGERFFALLKINTIDGKDPEITRERPFFDNLTPLFPRERLRLETTQNEYCGRIMDIFTPIGKGQRGLIVAQPKTGKTMLLQTVANAIIKNHPEVYLIVLLIDERPEEVTDMERSVPAEVVSSTFDEDPERHVQVADMVLEKAKRLVEVGTDVVILLDSITRLARAHNTIIPHSGKILSGGIDANALTKPKRFFGAARNIEEGGSLTIIATALVDTGSRMDDVIFEEFKGTGNMELVLDRRLSERRIFPAIDILRSGTRKEELLFSQEELSRTWLLRKYLADKNPIECMEFMREKIVETRDNKEFFKYMNA from the coding sequence ATGTCGAACAATTCAGTTACTAAAGGTCTGGACATCAACATGCTCCAGAAAAAGAAGGTTCATGAGTTGAATGCTTTAGCCAAAGAGATAGGTGTTGTTACAGCAGGATTACGAAAGGAGGAATTGATATACAAAATAATCGAGGCGCAGTCCCAGAAAGGAAGTAATGCGGAAAACGGTCGGGTGATGGTCAATACCGGAGTGCTTCAGGTTATTCCGGAAGGGTATGGGTTTCTTCGTTCTGCCAATTACAACTATTTGTCATCTCCCGATGACATTTATGTTTCACCTTCCCAGATCAAGCGTTTCAATATGAGGACCGGTGATACCGTGTCCGGGCAGGTTCGTGCCCCGAAAGAAGGCGAAAGGTTCTTTGCGCTGTTGAAAATCAATACGATTGACGGCAAGGATCCCGAGATTACAAGGGAACGGCCGTTTTTCGATAATCTTACTCCGCTGTTTCCGCGCGAGCGCCTGAGGCTCGAGACTACGCAGAACGAATATTGCGGAAGGATTATGGATATTTTTACTCCTATCGGGAAAGGGCAGAGAGGGTTGATCGTTGCACAGCCCAAGACCGGTAAGACGATGTTGCTACAGACGGTTGCGAATGCGATTATCAAAAACCATCCCGAGGTTTATCTTATCGTTCTGCTTATTGACGAGCGCCCTGAAGAGGTTACCGATATGGAAAGAAGCGTTCCGGCAGAAGTGGTGAGTTCCACCTTTGACGAAGACCCTGAACGCCATGTACAGGTTGCCGATATGGTGCTCGAAAAGGCAAAGCGTCTTGTTGAAGTCGGGACTGATGTTGTTATACTGCTTGACTCGATAACCCGCCTTGCAAGGGCACATAATACCATTATACCCCATTCAGGTAAAATCCTTTCGGGTGGAATCGATGCAAATGCGCTGACTAAGCCGAAGAGATTTTTCGGTGCGGCAAGAAATATTGAAGAGGGGGGAAGTCTCACCATCATCGCGACGGCGCTTGTCGATACCGGTTCGAGAATGGACGATGTTATTTTCGAGGAATTCAAGGGAACGGGTAACATGGAGCTTGTTCTTGACAGACGCCTTTCGGAGCGTCGTATTTTCCCGGCTATTGATATTTTACGTTCAGGCACCAGGAAAGAGGAGCTGCTTTTTTCTCAGGAAGAGCTTTCGAGGACATGGCTTTTGCGAAAATATCTTGCTGATAAGAATCCGATTGAGTGCATGGAGTTCATGCGTGAAAAGATCGTTGAGACAAGGGACAACAAGGAGTTTTTCAAGTATATGAATGCTTGA
- a CDS encoding folylpolyglutamate synthase/dihydrofolate synthase family protein, producing the protein MYQDAIDFLFPLHRFGMKPGLERVLKLLHAAGEPQKRLGRVVHIAGTNGKGAVASSLAAICCAGGYSTGLYTSPHLLSYTERIRVNGDMISESQIAEYCSVLKDDITEGNATFFEATTAIAFMYFCAMQVDVSVIETGMGGRLDATNVVEPDHVIIPSISEDHTSWLGETIGEIATEKAAIIKKGASVYTAVEDPEALKVILDRADVVGAKVRLLKESAECVVHGAGVGRLEFSLKAPGLNMRNLVAPVTGDFHASNLSLAVLAASEAGIDEPAIRQGLLSMRRFGYRARLERLSKQPDVLLDVSHNPAGIEKSVQTLCAMRGVYRNIIVLLGLVHDKEAGKIVRYLKRLTSDVITVDLLTERGMTAIELGDLCRDEGLQVTVTASVREALGAVDCKAEKEDLVLITGSFYLAGEVLGVLGY; encoded by the coding sequence ATGTATCAGGATGCAATTGATTTTCTTTTTCCTCTTCATCGGTTCGGTATGAAGCCTGGACTGGAAAGAGTGCTTAAGCTTTTGCATGCGGCCGGTGAACCGCAGAAGCGCCTGGGACGGGTTGTTCATATAGCAGGTACTAACGGAAAAGGTGCCGTAGCCAGTTCGTTAGCAGCAATATGCTGTGCGGGTGGATATAGTACCGGGTTGTACACTTCACCTCACCTTCTATCATATACCGAACGTATCCGCGTCAATGGTGACATGATCTCTGAATCGCAGATCGCAGAATATTGTTCGGTACTCAAGGACGATATTACCGAGGGAAATGCGACGTTTTTTGAGGCTACGACAGCAATCGCGTTTATGTATTTCTGCGCCATGCAGGTGGATGTGTCGGTTATTGAAACCGGTATGGGCGGCAGACTGGATGCGACGAATGTGGTTGAGCCCGATCATGTTATCATACCGAGTATAAGTGAAGATCATACCAGCTGGCTTGGTGAAACGATTGGCGAAATAGCAACTGAAAAAGCCGCTATTATCAAAAAAGGAGCAAGTGTTTACACGGCTGTAGAGGACCCTGAGGCACTTAAGGTAATTCTTGATCGTGCCGATGTTGTTGGCGCAAAAGTAAGACTACTTAAGGAATCGGCTGAGTGCGTTGTTCATGGTGCCGGAGTAGGAAGGCTTGAATTTTCACTCAAGGCTCCCGGGTTGAATATGAGAAACCTCGTGGCTCCCGTGACCGGTGATTTTCATGCGTCCAACCTTTCGCTTGCTGTTTTGGCGGCCAGCGAGGCTGGAATAGATGAACCTGCAATCAGGCAGGGATTGTTGTCGATGCGGCGGTTCGGTTACAGGGCAAGGCTTGAACGTTTATCCAAACAGCCTGACGTACTGCTCGATGTTTCGCATAATCCTGCCGGGATTGAAAAAAGTGTTCAAACCCTGTGCGCCATGCGAGGTGTTTACCGTAATATCATCGTTCTGTTGGGACTGGTCCACGATAAGGAGGCGGGAAAAATTGTCCGGTACTTGAAAAGGTTGACATCAGATGTAATAACCGTTGATCTTCTTACTGAAAGGGGGATGACCGCTATCGAGCTTGGAGATCTGTGCAGGGATGAAGGATTGCAGGTGACCGTTACGGCATCAGTTCGTGAAGCGCTGGGTGCTGTCGATTGTAAGGCAGAAAAAGAGGATCTTGTCCTGATTACCGGCTCATTTTATCTGGCAGGAGAGGTTTTGGGCGTTTTGGGTTATTGA
- the ruvA gene encoding Holliday junction branch migration protein RuvA — protein sequence MFAYFRGELVEAFPDEVVVDVAGVGYRLLISSATYHQLPEPGGSVRVLAHLHVKEDLMQLYGFFDEEERQLFRLLLSISGVGPKLALAILSGLQVQEIQEAIVSNMPERLFEISGVGKKTAARIVLELRDRILKLRPSGGAKPSSTLSKNSLRDDALNALLTLGFSRSVAMKAVIESQAHLENPQVEDLVRESLLAIRTS from the coding sequence ATGTTTGCATATTTTCGTGGAGAGTTGGTTGAAGCTTTTCCGGATGAGGTAGTTGTTGACGTTGCCGGTGTGGGCTATCGCTTGCTTATTTCTTCAGCCACGTATCATCAGCTTCCTGAACCGGGGGGATCTGTGCGGGTCTTGGCGCATCTGCATGTCAAAGAAGACCTGATGCAGCTTTATGGCTTTTTTGATGAGGAAGAGCGTCAGCTTTTCAGGTTACTGCTCTCTATTTCTGGAGTTGGGCCAAAGCTTGCACTTGCTATTCTTTCCGGATTGCAGGTCCAGGAAATACAGGAAGCAATCGTGTCTAACATGCCGGAAAGGCTTTTTGAGATTTCTGGCGTCGGGAAAAAAACAGCAGCGAGAATTGTTCTTGAATTGCGGGACAGAATACTCAAGCTTCGGCCGTCGGGGGGGGCGAAACCATCATCAACCCTATCGAAAAATTCCTTGCGAGATGATGCTCTGAACGCTTTGTTGACGCTCGGTTTTTCAAGATCCGTCGCTATGAAGGCGGTCATCGAATCGCAGGCGCATCTTGAAAATCCGCAGGTCGAGGATCTGGTTAGAGAGTCATTGCTTGCCATTCGGACTTCTTAA
- the rpsT gene encoding 30S ribosomal protein S20, translated as MPLHKSAEKRLRQSARRNERNRARKKELKVLLKNVQKLIDTNAEKSEVEAAYRSAIQKLDRLGVKRYIHPNKASRKKSQLSRMLNKYLTAE; from the coding sequence ATGCCATTACACAAGTCAGCTGAAAAAAGGCTCCGTCAGTCTGCACGGCGCAACGAAAGAAACAGGGCAAGAAAAAAAGAGCTGAAAGTGCTTTTGAAGAATGTCCAAAAGCTGATAGACACCAATGCTGAGAAAAGTGAAGTTGAGGCTGCGTATCGTTCGGCTATTCAGAAACTTGACAGGCTGGGGGTGAAGCGCTATATTCATCCTAACAAAGCCTCGAGAAAAAAATCGCAGCTTTCGAGGATGCTCAACAAATACTTGACGGCGGAGTAG